The genomic window CCGTTATACGAGCTTTCGAAGCGATTGAAAGCAAAAGGAGTTCATGTGGTTCATGTTCTTGGTTTTCAATCGCAAGCGTTTGTGTTTTATGAAGAAGAGTTTGCTAAATTAGGTACTACTTATGTGACAACTGTGGATGGTTCGCATGGAATGAAAGGATTTGTAACAGACAAATTACAGCATTTGACTGGAGCACATATCATTTATGCTTGTGGACCAAAGCCTATGCTACGTGCACTTGAATCCTTTGCGGATGATATTCCTGTATATATATCATTAGAGGAGCGAATGGGCTGTGGTATCGGTGCTTGTTTTGCTTGCGTTTGTTCTGTACCACACTCTGATACGGACTATAAAAAGGTATGTAGTGATGGACCTGTATTTTTAGCAGGGGAGGTTGTAGTATGAATCGATTAAACATTGAGTTGCCAGGCTTATCTTTGAAAAATCCAATCATGCCTGCATCAGGTTGTTTTGGATTTGGCCGAGAATTTGCTTCATTATATGATTTGACTGAACTAGGAGCAATCATGATTAAAGCAACTACGACTGAACCTCGTTTTGGAAATCCAACGCCACGTGTGGCCGAAACGACAGCTGGCATGTTAAATGCTATTGGACTGCAAAACCCTGGTTTGGAGGCTGTGATGAATGTTGAGCTACCTTGGCTAAATCAATTTGATGTGCCCATTATAGCTAATGTTGCTGGTTCAACTATTGAGGATTACGTTATTGTTGCTCAAAATATTTCAAAAGCCCCAAATGTAAAGGCATTAGAGCTTAACATATCCTGCCCGAACGTAAAGCATGGAGGAATAGCTTTTGGAACAGATGCTTGTATAGCAGCTGAGGTAACAAAACAAGTAAAGGCCGTCTCAAGCGTACCTGTGTATGTAAAGCTATCCCCAAATGTAAGTAATATTGTGGAGATCGCGCAGGCTATCGAGAACGCTGGTGCGGATGGGCTAACTATGATTAATACATTGCTAGGCATGCGTCTAGACTTGTCTAATGCCCAACCAATTTTAGCAAATAAAACAGGTGGTTTATCTGGACCTGCCATTAAACCAGTAGCAATACGAATGGTATATGAAGTTAGTCAACGTGTTAGTATCCCAATAATCGGAATGGGTGGTATTTCAACTGCTGAAGATGTAGTTGAATTTTTGTATGCTGGAGCAAGTGCGGTGGCGGTGGGAACAGCGAACTTTGTTGACCCGTTTGTATGTCCAAACATAATAAGCGAACTTCCTAGTTTACTAGACCGGTTAAATATTAATCATCTGTCAGAATGTATAGGAAGGAGCTGGCGACCAAATGCATCGACCGCTTATAGTCGCTCTTGATTTTAAAGATAGATTAAATGTAGCACAATTTTTAGCGAAATTTGATAAAGAAAAGTTGTTTGTTAAGATAGGGATGGAGCTCTTTTACAGTGTCGGTCCAAGTATTATAGAAGATATTAAAAAAGATGAACATAAAGTTTTTCTCGACCTAAAGCTACATGACATACCTAACACAGTGCATCATGCTATGAAGGTGTTAGCTCATTACGAGGTGGATATCGTAAACGTCCATGCAACTGGTGGCCGTAAAATGATGGAGGCTGCTCTTGAAGGATTAGATGCTGGAACCAGGATAGGAATAAACAGACCAATGTGCTTGGCTGTCACTCAGCTAACCAGTTCAACGGAAGCTATGATTCGTGATGAATTATTAATCTCTCAATCTATGGATGAAACTGTACTACATTATGCTGAACAAGCTTATAATAGTGGCCTTGATGGGGTTGTATGTTCGGCTCGTGAAGTGCCTCATATATATAGGAAACTACCGACTAGCTTCCATACAGTAACGCCGGGCATTCGTATGCAATCGGATAATACGCATGACCAAAATCGAGTAGTCACTCCCGCACAGGCTCGGGAGAATGGTTCAACTGGTATTGTGGTGGGGAGAAGTATTACAAAAGCAGATGTCCCGTTAAATATGTACAAACTGATGAAACGAGATTGGGAAGGAGTCATATACAATGAATAGACTTATCGCAGAACAGCTTTTACAAATTGGTGCTGTAACACTTTCACCGAAAAATCCTTATATATGGTCATCTGGTATAAAGTCACCAATTTACTGTGACAATCGATTGACGATGTCATATCCTGAAGTGCGGAATTTGATTGCAAATGCACTCACTACATTGATAAAAGAAAAGTTTTCCAACACTTCAGTTATTGCAGGTACAGCAACTGCTGGTATCCCTCATGCTGCTTGGGTTAGTGATCGTATGGAACTACCTATGGTATATGTACGTAGTAAAGCGAAGGGTCATGGTAAAACGAATCAAATAGAAGGCAAAATAAATAAAGGTGATAAGGTTGTTGTTATTGAAGATTTAATTTCTACAGGTGGTAGCTCCTTAACAGCTGTGGAAGCGTTACGAAATGAAGATTGTGATGTATTAGCGGTTATTTCTATATTTACATATGGCCTGAATAAGGCAGTAAATGCCTTTAATGAAGCTAACATTCCATTTTACTCATTATGTGATTATGATACTTTACTTGAGGTCGCAAAGAATCAAGGGATTTTGACTTCGGAACAGCTTGAGAAACTTGTCCAATGGCGCACAAATCCACAAGATGAAAAGTGGTTGAAATAAATAAATTATATAGCTACACATTTAAGAAAAAAAGCTGTCCTATACAATGTGATAGTGACAGCTCTTTGAGATAACTACTTTATACTCAAAATCGGTTTTCGTTATTGCTTTTTTAAAGCAACAACAATATCTTCATTTGGTGTAACATAAATTGTTTGTTGGTTGTCATAAATAACATATCCAGGCTTTGCTCCACTTGGTTTTTTTACATGTTTAATCATAGTATAATCAACCGGAACTGAACTAGATTGCTTGGCCTTACTAAAATAAGCTGCAAGGATAGCTGCCTCTTTAATCGTTTGTTCAGTGGGGTTCGATGAGCGAATGACAACATGCGAACCTGGAATGTCCTTCGTATGAAACCATAAATCAGTTTTGGCTGCTAAGCGGTTCGTTAAGTACTCATTTTGTTTGTTATTTTTACCGACTAAGATGGTTGTTTCATCACTGGCTGTATACTCCTCAAGCACAGGATGTTTTTTCGCTTGCTGCTTATTAGTTTGTCTGCCTTTTTTCGCTTTAATATAGCCTTCATCTGCTAATTCTTCACGAATTTCTTCTATGTCCTTTGGTGAAGCAGACTGCAATTGCTGTAGTAACGTCTCTAAATAAGCTATTTCATCATTCGTGTTGTCTATTTGCTCAGTAACAATTGAGACAGATTTTTTCGCTTTTTGGTATTTAATAAAATAACTTTGAGCGTTTTCGGAAGGAGTTTTTTGTGGATTTAGCGAAATTATAATAGTTCCTTCCGTTTCATCATAATAATTGTCTACCTCAACCTCTTTATCTCCACGCTTCATTCGGTATAAATTTGCTGTTAATAATTCACCGTATAATTGATATGAATCAGCCTTGTCAGCATCC from Bacillus sp. HMF5848 includes these protein-coding regions:
- a CDS encoding dihydroorotate dehydrogenase electron transfer subunit, with amino-acid sequence MKQEQMQVLNHTQIAKDIYEITLQGMLVHEMSQPGQFVHIKVDAFNDLLLRRPISVCSINKENNCFTMLYRVDGAGTKRLSEKRIGDQIDILGPLGNGFPVEAVSPGQTALLVGGGIGVPPLYELSKRLKAKGVHVVHVLGFQSQAFVFYEEEFAKLGTTYVTTVDGSHGMKGFVTDKLQHLTGAHIIYACGPKPMLRALESFADDIPVYISLEERMGCGIGACFACVCSVPHSDTDYKKVCSDGPVFLAGEVVV
- a CDS encoding dihydroorotate dehydrogenase translates to MNRLNIELPGLSLKNPIMPASGCFGFGREFASLYDLTELGAIMIKATTTEPRFGNPTPRVAETTAGMLNAIGLQNPGLEAVMNVELPWLNQFDVPIIANVAGSTIEDYVIVAQNISKAPNVKALELNISCPNVKHGGIAFGTDACIAAEVTKQVKAVSSVPVYVKLSPNVSNIVEIAQAIENAGADGLTMINTLLGMRLDLSNAQPILANKTGGLSGPAIKPVAIRMVYEVSQRVSIPIIGMGGISTAEDVVEFLYAGASAVAVGTANFVDPFVCPNIISELPSLLDRLNINHLSECIGRSWRPNASTAYSRS
- the pyrF gene encoding orotidine-5'-phosphate decarboxylase, coding for MHRPLIVALDFKDRLNVAQFLAKFDKEKLFVKIGMELFYSVGPSIIEDIKKDEHKVFLDLKLHDIPNTVHHAMKVLAHYEVDIVNVHATGGRKMMEAALEGLDAGTRIGINRPMCLAVTQLTSSTEAMIRDELLISQSMDETVLHYAEQAYNSGLDGVVCSAREVPHIYRKLPTSFHTVTPGIRMQSDNTHDQNRVVTPAQARENGSTGIVVGRSITKADVPLNMYKLMKRDWEGVIYNE
- the pyrE gene encoding orotate phosphoribosyltransferase — protein: MNRLIAEQLLQIGAVTLSPKNPYIWSSGIKSPIYCDNRLTMSYPEVRNLIANALTTLIKEKFSNTSVIAGTATAGIPHAAWVSDRMELPMVYVRSKAKGHGKTNQIEGKINKGDKVVVIEDLISTGGSSLTAVEALRNEDCDVLAVISIFTYGLNKAVNAFNEANIPFYSLCDYDTLLEVAKNQGILTSEQLEKLVQWRTNPQDEKWLK